DNA from Mesorhizobium sp. B2-1-1:
CTTCCGATGCCACCGGCCAGACCGAGCGCCTCGGCAAGCTCGGCCCCAAGGCCAAGGAAGAGTGGTGGTTCCCCGAATATATGAAGGAGAAATGCCCGGGCCTGCCCAATTGGGAAGCGCTGAAGGATCCGAAATGCGCCGAGGCCTTTTCGACGGCCGAGACGGCGCCCAAGGGTCGTTATCTCGGCGGTCCGGTGACCTGGGAGGGTTTTGACGACGAGCGCGTCGAGGCACTCAAATTGCCATTCACCGTCATCCACGCCGGCACCGACGCGGCGATGTTCGCGGAGCTCGATTCCGCTTACCAGCGCAAGGCGCCGATCATGCTGTGGATCTATTCGCCGCATTGGGCGCCGGCCAAATACAAGGGCGAGTGGGTCGAATTCCCCGAATACACGCCCGAATGCTACAGCGACCCGAAATGGGGCACGAATCCCGATGCCAAATATGATTGCGGCAAGCCGCATGGCGAGATCTGGAAATATGCCTGGAACGGCATGAAGGACAAATGGCCCGTCGCCTACAAGGTGGCCAAGGCCTACACGGTCGACACCGACGAGCTCAACAAGATGAGCGGCGAGATCGACCTCGGCGGCAAGACGCCGGAGGACGTCGCCGCCGCCTGGATCGCCGCCCACGAAGCCGACTGGAAAGCCTGGGCACAGTGATCGCTCCGACTGGAGAATGAGACCCGGCCGTCGATCGGCCGGGCCTCAATCGTCGATATTCCAGAAGGACGCTTGAATGCCTGACAAGACCGAACACGGACCGAACGCTGCGGGCGCGCCAAAGGATGCCCGCCCGATAAAGCTGGCTTGCCGCAATGTCTGGAAACTGTTCGGTTCGAGCGCGGCGAGTTTCATCCGCGAGCGCGACGGCAAGGCCAGCATGGCCGATGTCGCCGCTGCCGGACTGGTCGGGGCGGTACGCGGCGTCGATCTTGAAATCCGCCAGGGCGAGGTCTTCACCATCATGGGGCTCTCGGGGTCGGGCAAGTCGACCCTGGTGCGCTGCATGTCGCGTCTGGTCGAGCCGACGCACGGCAAGGTCGAGTTCGAGGGCAAGAACCTGCTCAAGATCTCGGATGCAGCGCTCATCGAACTCAGGCGCCACCGCATGGGCATGGTGTTCCAGAATTTCGCGCTGCTGCCGCATCTCAACGTGCTGGACAACATCGCCTTTCCGCTCAGCATCCAGGGGCAGGACCGTGCGACGCGCGAAGCACGCGCCCGCGAAGTCATCGAGCTTGTCGGCCTGCGCGGCCGCGAGCATTTCTATCCGCGCGAACTTTCAGGCGGCCAGCAGCAGCGTGTCGGCATCGCCCGCAGCCTGGCGACCAAGCCGGAGATCTGGTTCCTCGACGAACCGTTCTCGGCGCTCGACCCGTTGATCCGCCGCGAGATGCAGGACGAGTTGATGCGATTGCAAACCATGCTGCACAAGACCATCGTCTTCATCACCCATGATTTCGACGAGGCGACAAGGCTGGCCGACCGCATCGCCATCATGAAGGATGGCGAAGTCATCCAGATCGGCACGCCGGAGGAACTGGTGGTTAATCCCGCGACAGACTATGTCGCCGAATTCACCCGCGACGTCGACCGCGCCAAGGTGATCTCGGCGAAGAGCCTCATGCGCGCCTGCGACGGCGCCGAGCATGGCGGCACGGTGGCGCCGGAGGCCAAGATTGCCAGCTTCTCGGCCAGCATCGTGGCGGGCGGCAGACCGTTCGCGGTGATCAACGGCAGCGGCAAGCCGATCGGCGAGGTGACGCCGCAAGCGGTGATCGACCTGCTCGCCGGCATCGAGAGGTCAGGAGCCGGTGCATGACAGTAACGGCAAGCGCCAGTGGGACGAGGCCGCGACCGGCGCAGACCCGGCTGCTGGTCTGGGCCGCAGCGCTTGCGGTGGTGCTGGTCGTGTTCCTGCTCCAGGACAGTCTTCCCTGGGCCGTCAATTATCCGGCCGAGGCGATCGTGCCGGTCGCCGACTGGGTCAGCGCCCTGATGCGCTGGATAAAGATAAACCTGTCATGGCTGACGCGGTCGATCACCGCCGTGCTCGGCGTGCCGCTCGATTTCGCGCTCGACCTTCTGGCCAAGAATTTCAAGATCGGCCACGGTGCCGACGCCTATGTGCTGCCGCGCCTGTCCTGGATCGGCGTCTGCGCGGCAGCCTTTGTCGCCGGGCATGCCGCTGGCGGTCGCAAGCTCGGCATGCTGGTCGGCGGCTGTTTTCTCTACATCGCGCTGTTCGGCCAATGGACCAGCGCCATGCTGACGCTGGCGCTGATTTCCATCGCCGTGCCATTCTGCATCGCCACGGGATTGTTCGTCGGCATCTGGGCTTGGCGGAAACCCTGGGCGGAGCGGCTGGTGGTCTCCCCTGCCCTCGATCTGATGCAGACCATCCCGACCTTCGCGTACCTCATCCCGATGCTGCTTCTGTTCGGCAACAGCCCGGTTTCGGCGATGATCGCCACCGCCATCTTCGCCACGCCGCCAATGGTGCGGGCAACGATGCTCGGCCTGTCGCGGGTGCCGTCCGAGATCGACGATTTCAGCGAGATGGCCGGCTGCACGGCGCGGCAGAAACTGTGGCGCGTGCTTTTGCCGTCGGCGCGGCCGACGCTGATGGTCGGCGTCAACCAGGTGATCATGCTGGCGCTGAACATGGTGATCATCGCCTCGATGATCGGCGCCGGCGGGCTAGGCTATGACGTGTTGCTGGCGCTGCGTGCGCTGAAGGTCGGCGAAGCCATGGAAGCGGGGCTGGCCATCGTGGCGCTAGCCATCGCGCTCGACCGGCTGAGCCAGGCCATCGCCGCCAACCATGCAAAAGGTCACGTCCACCGGCAAGTCCAGCCCGCCTTCTGGCGGCGCAATCTGACGCTGGCCGTCGCCATCCTGATCGCCACCACACTGCTTGGCCTCTTCGTGCCTGCCTTCGCGGCGGTGCCGAAGGCGATCACCTTCACCACCGCGCCATTGTGGAAAGCGGCGGTGAATTGGGTGACGATCAACTTCTTCGACGTCATCGAGGCGTTCCGCGTGGCGCTGATCCTTAACGTGCTGAACCCGGTGCGGGCCTTCTGCGAGGGCTTTCCGTGGCTGGGTGCGGTGTTCCTGCTCGGCCTTGCCGGCTTTCAGCTTTCCGGGTTGCGCCTGGCCGCTCTGGTGGCAGTGCTGACCGCCTTCTGCGCCGTCACCGGGCTGTGGGAAAAGACGATGGCGACCGTCTATCTCTGCGGCATCTCGGCTTTCATCGCTTGCCTGATCGGCATTCCGATCGGCCTGATGGCCGCGCGCAGCGACCGCTTCGAGAAGGTGACCACGCCCGTCATCGACACGCTGCAGGTGCTGCCCTCCTTCTGCTTCATCATTCCGGTGGTGATGCTTTTCCGCGTCGGCGACGTCACCGCGATGATCGCAACGATCGCCTTCGCCGTGGTGCCGGCGATCCGCTACACCAATCACGGCATCAGGCAGGTGCCGCCGGCACTGATCGAGGCGGCCAAGGTTTCGGGCTGCACGCC
Protein-coding regions in this window:
- a CDS encoding ABC transporter substrate-binding protein; its protein translation is MSFRSRVSKLSLGAAALAALSLPTLSVHAAAPESNDPIKIALFDWTSVNLNAKILGGILEKLGYTVEYPTADYLSSLTTGLTNGDLDVGLEFWDTTAGEAMKASDATGQTERLGKLGPKAKEEWWFPEYMKEKCPGLPNWEALKDPKCAEAFSTAETAPKGRYLGGPVTWEGFDDERVEALKLPFTVIHAGTDAAMFAELDSAYQRKAPIMLWIYSPHWAPAKYKGEWVEFPEYTPECYSDPKWGTNPDAKYDCGKPHGEIWKYAWNGMKDKWPVAYKVAKAYTVDTDELNKMSGEIDLGGKTPEDVAAAWIAAHEADWKAWAQ
- a CDS encoding quaternary amine ABC transporter ATP-binding protein translates to MPDKTEHGPNAAGAPKDARPIKLACRNVWKLFGSSAASFIRERDGKASMADVAAAGLVGAVRGVDLEIRQGEVFTIMGLSGSGKSTLVRCMSRLVEPTHGKVEFEGKNLLKISDAALIELRRHRMGMVFQNFALLPHLNVLDNIAFPLSIQGQDRATREARAREVIELVGLRGREHFYPRELSGGQQQRVGIARSLATKPEIWFLDEPFSALDPLIRREMQDELMRLQTMLHKTIVFITHDFDEATRLADRIAIMKDGEVIQIGTPEELVVNPATDYVAEFTRDVDRAKVISAKSLMRACDGAEHGGTVAPEAKIASFSASIVAGGRPFAVINGSGKPIGEVTPQAVIDLLAGIERSGAGA
- a CDS encoding ABC transporter permease: MTVTASASGTRPRPAQTRLLVWAAALAVVLVVFLLQDSLPWAVNYPAEAIVPVADWVSALMRWIKINLSWLTRSITAVLGVPLDFALDLLAKNFKIGHGADAYVLPRLSWIGVCAAAFVAGHAAGGRKLGMLVGGCFLYIALFGQWTSAMLTLALISIAVPFCIATGLFVGIWAWRKPWAERLVVSPALDLMQTIPTFAYLIPMLLLFGNSPVSAMIATAIFATPPMVRATMLGLSRVPSEIDDFSEMAGCTARQKLWRVLLPSARPTLMVGVNQVIMLALNMVIIASMIGAGGLGYDVLLALRALKVGEAMEAGLAIVALAIALDRLSQAIAANHAKGHVHRQVQPAFWRRNLTLAVAILIATTLLGLFVPAFAAVPKAITFTTAPLWKAAVNWVTINFFDVIEAFRVALILNVLNPVRAFCEGFPWLGAVFLLGLAGFQLSGLRLAALVAVLTAFCAVTGLWEKTMATVYLCGISAFIACLIGIPIGLMAARSDRFEKVTTPVIDTLQVLPSFCFIIPVVMLFRVGDVTAMIATIAFAVVPAIRYTNHGIRQVPPALIEAAKVSGCTPRQTFFRVQLPLALPEIMLGVNQTILMALAMIIICAMVGTRDLGQEVFIALSKADSGRGIVAGLAIAFIGIVADRLFNAWTAKARARLG